In the Raineyella fluvialis genome, CCGATCAGGTCGATCCGGACAAGGTGCGGCGGTTGTTCGCCGACGGCACCAGCATCGTGCTGCAGGCATTGCACCGGACCTGGGAGCCGGTGGCCCGATTCGCGCAGGACCTGGCGGCCGAGCTCGGCCACCCCACCCAGGTCAACAGCTACATCACTCCTGCAGACAACCGCGGGTTCGAGGCCCATTACGACGTCCACGACGTCTTCGTACTGCAGATCCACGGGACCAAGCACTGGGTCATCCACCCGCCGGTGCTGGACCGCCCCCAGCGCGACGAGCCCTGGAACGATCGCGCCGGACGGGTGCGCGAGGCCTCTAGCGCCGCACCGCTGCTGGACACGGTCCTCCGCCCCGGCGACGTGCTCTACCTCCCCCGTGGCTTCATCCACTCCGCCCGGGCCTGCGGAGGGACGAGCGTCCACCTGACCATCGGCATCCACCCCTGGACCGGCCAGCACGTCACGTCGGCACTGCTGACGGCGACGGGCCGCCGCCTGCACGATGACCCACGCGTCCGCACGAGCCTGCCGGTAGGGATCGACCCCGGCGAGGGCGAGGCGCTGCGTCCCGAGGTGGAGCGTCTTCGCGAGGTGCTCCTCGACGCCGTGCGTACGCTCGACGCCGATGCCGTCCTGGACACCCTCGCCGAACAGGCCCGCGACGCCCAGCGGGCCGACGCCCTGCCCCCGCTGGCACAGCTCGACGCCGCGGATACGCTGGCGCCCACCTCGCGCGTACGGCTGCGGCGTCACCTCCTGGTGCGCCTCGAGGACACCGATGACGGCACGCTCGTCACCAGCCGGATCGGCGTCGTACGCCTCGAGGCCGACGCGGCTGCGGTGCTGCAGCGGCTCCTCGAGGGCCGGGAGCTGACCGCGCGGGAGGCCGGACACGGCGGGGGCATCAGTGCCGTCGCCGACCTGGTCCGCCAAGGGCTCCTTGAGGTGCTGCCGTGAGCGAGGCTCCGTGCTCTGACGCCGCCCGTCGGCGCGGCGACCGGTGGGTGGGTACGGCTCCGCCGGCCCGGCGCTGGTTCCTCGTCACTAAGACGGGCGACTGGGATGTCGACGCCTGGCAGGGCCTGCACGCCGACCCGGACACGAAGGCCGTGCTGCGCGAGATGCTCGCCGCCGCCGGCGCTCGGCTGATGCTGATCCGTCGGCCCGGTCGCCACCAGGAACAGCCGTCCTTGTGGGGCATCGTCGATTCCGCCTCGACGCCTCGGATCCGCTGGGGCGCGCAGGGCGGCGACGATGACCTGCTCCTCGCCGCGCGCAGCCTGCTGGCGGCAGCTCCGCACCCCCACCCCGGTGGCTCCGGGAGTGAGGAGGGTCCGTTGCTGTTGGTCTGCACGCACGGCCGCAAGGACCGCTGCTGCGCGGTCCGGGGTCGTCCGGTCGCCGCAGCGGCCGCCGAGCAGTGGCCCGACGCGACGTGGGAATGCACCCACACCGGCGGTGACCGTTTCGCCGGCAACCTGATCGTCCTGCCCGACGGCGCCTGCTACGGCGGCCTCGACGCGTCCGACGTGGGTCCTGTTGTCGCAGCGCATCTGGCCGGGCGGGTCGACCCTGCCCACCTGCGTGGTCCCACCGGCATGACCCCTGCCACGCAGGCGGCCGTCGTCGCCGTCCATGAGCGCTGGGGGCCGCTGGCGTGGTCTGACGTCGTGGCCGCCCGCCAGTCCGGAGACGCGGCGCGGTGGAGTGTCCACCTGCGGGTCACCTCGATCGGCCGTGTCCGGGTCACCGGCCACACCGAACTCACCCCGCCACACCTACTCACCTGTGATGCCGTCCGGCCGTCGCCGATGGCGCTGCCCGTCGTCGACGCCGTGGAGCGCCTGACGTCCGAGGAGGCGGCGGAACGCTGGGTCAGGCCTCCAGTTCGGTGACCACCTGTGGCACCACCGCCAGCAACTCGTGCGCCAGGTAGCCGCGCCGCCCGTACGCCGAGGCCAGCCGTTCGCCGCATCGGCCGTGTACGTACGCCGCCCAGACGGCGGCCTGCTTCGGGTCCGCGCCCCGGGCCAGCAGGCCGGTGATGATCCCGGACTTCACGTCCCCGCTGCCGGCCACCGCCATGCTCGGGCCACCGGAGTCATCGGCCCAGGCTCGGCCTTCGGGGGTGACCACGTAGGAGGTGGCGGCCCCCGATACCACGACCGCACCCGTTCGTGCTGCCAGCTGGCCGGTCGCCGCGGCGAGGTCGGTGGGCCGCTCGCCGTCGAGACCCAGCGTGAAGGAGAGCTCGTTGGCGTTGGGGGAGAGGACGGCCCGCCCGGCCAGATGGGCCACCGCGTCGCCGTTCTCGGTCACGTACGCCATGCCCAACGCGTCGAGACACAGCGTCCCCTGCAGCGCCGGGATCACCGCGCCGGCCAACGCCACGGCCGCGTCCACGTCGTTCATCCCGGGACCGAACAGCACTGCGTCGACCCGCCCGGCCTCCTCGATGATCCGCTGCGCTCCCTCGACGGAGAGATTGCCGTCCGCGTTCGTGGGCAGCCCCAGCACGTACGCCTCGGGAAAGGTGACGGCCATCGTCGGTGCCACCTGGTGGGCGGTGAGAATGCGGACCTTGCCGGCACCCGCCCGGAAGGCCGCCTCACCAGCCAATCGGACGGCACCGGGAGTGGCGACGCTGCCGCCGACGACCAGCACGCGCCCCTGGCTGTCCTTGTCGCCGTCGCTGAAGGGCAGCGGCCACCGACGCAGCAGACCGGACGTGACCACCTGGGGTGCCTCGACGGTGCCTCCCTGCTCGGTGTCATGGGTCGCGCTCACCCGGGCGCCATCCCGGCTGCCGGCTCGCGCGTGGACGTGGCGGGGGAGCGCTCGATCGGGCCGCTGTCGGCGTACGACTCCAGCTCCAGCGTTCCGCCCTCCTCGCGTACGTAGGTGGTCAGCGAGCAGTTCGGCAACGGGACGGTGGAGTCGATCTCCAGCAGCGAGGCTTCCTGCAGGCCCTCGATCACCAGCCGGAAGGACATGATCACGGCCTGGTGGGAGAACACCCAGACGTTGGCGTCGTGGTACTCGGCGCGGATGTCGCCGAGCACGCTACGCACGCGCAGTGCCACGTCGGTCCAGCTCTCCCCGCCGGGTGGGCGGTAGTAGAACTTGCCGGTCCGGGCCCGGCGTGCGGCCTCCTCCGGGAACTTCTCGGTGATGCCCTTGTGGGTGTAGCCCTCCCAGCTGCCCAGGTCGCGCTCCCGCAGCCGCTCGTCCACCGCCAGCAGTTCCGTCATCCCGGCCGCGGCGAGGCAGATCTCGGCGGTGGTCCGGGCCCGCAGGTAGGGGGAGGACAACACCGCGTCGGGTCGCTCCGCGCGCGGCAGGGCCGCGAAGTAGGCGCCGAGGGCCTCGGCCTGTGCCCGCCCGTTGTCGGAGAGCGGAGTGTCCGGATCGCGTGTGGCCAGGTCCAACTGGCCCAGTCCGGCGGCGCCCGCCCGACGGTCGGCGACGTTGCCGACACTCTCGCCGTGGCGGACCAGCACCAGCCGCTCGGGGGCACGCAATCGACCGGCGGACAGGGGTGGGGTATCGGTCGGGTCGGACATGGTGCTCCTTCCTCGCCCGTACGGGCTGTCGTTGTGGGCGCACTTCCACGCAAGCACCCTCTGCCCACATCGGCACCGTCCCAAACGTCGCCCGCTCTAGACTGGCGACGTGCCCGTCGTGCCCCTGATCGTCCTGCCCGAGGACGAGTGGCGCTCTCGGGTCGAGGTCCATGAGATGCGGGTCGACGAACGTGTCGCCGGCCATCGGTGGCGTGCCGAACGAGGCATCGCCCACCCTGTCGACGACTTCCTGTGGCAGTACTACCGCTTCCGGCCGGCCGACCTGCGGCGCTGGCATCCGGGCCATGGCGTCGTCCTCGCCGGGAACGCTTCCGACGTCCTGACCCGGCCGGACTACCACCGCGTCGAGGGAGGGGTCGCCCTCGACAGTGCGGCCGTGCTGGAGCGCCGGGCCTCGACCGTCCGTCGGTCGCGTGACCTGCTCACCGCGGTCATGTCACGGCCCGGGCGGTACGGCTGCTTCGGCATGCATGAATGGGCGATGGTCCATGGCGCAGGCGAGCGGCGCCATCCGCTGCCGCTGCGTCTGGGACAGCGGGAGACCGATCGTGTCGTCGAGGAGCTCGGGGCCCGCTGCACCCACGTCGACGCCTACCGGTTCTTCACGCCCAGCGGCCGCCCGCTCAACGACCGTGCGCTGACCCGCGAGGACCAACTCGCCTACGAACAGCCGGGTTGTCTGCACGCGAACATGGATCTCTACCGGATCGCCTACAAGCTGTCCCCGCTGGTCGACTCCGGGCTCGTGTTCGAGTGCTTCGAACTCGCCCGCGCCATCCGTGACCTCGACATGGCCGCCTCCCCGTATGACGTGAGCGGCTTCGGCATCGCGCCGGTGCCGGTCGAGACCGCGGCGGGCCGGGCGACGTACGTCACCGCACAGCGTGCTTTCCAGCAGCGAGCCGAGCCCCTGCGCCGCCGCCTCCTCACCGCGGTCGACGGCCTGCTCACCCCGCAGGCTGTGGACCCGCTGTCGAACTGACCTCAGGTCTTGCCCGGCATGGTGCCGGCTGCTATGGGCCTGGTCCTCGTATGCTGGGGCCTCGGACGGACGTCGACCAGGGGTGGGGGAAGCGATGAGGAACGTCGGGGCCGCGATCGCGACGGGCCTTGCGCTCGTGACAGCAGTCGCGGTGACGGGCTGTGCCCCCGCGGTCAGGGACGCCGTCCCCGCCCCCCTGGCGGAGCAGCAGCTCGTCGGTTCGGAGGCCTCCCCGAGCGCCACGCCCTCGACCACACCCGAGGCCACCCGCTCCGCGACGCCCCTGTCGGCGGTGGCATTCAGGGCCACCCCCAGGCCGACGCCCAGCACCGAGGCGACCATGGACGCCGCCGCCAACGCCGCTGCCGCGGCCAAGCAGGCCGAGGCTGACAAGGCGAGGGCCGACAAGGCGCGAGCTGACAAGGCGAGGGCCGACAAGGCGCGAGCGGACCAGGCGAAGGCAGACCTGGCGAGGGCCTCCGCCAGCGCCATCCAGGCGGCCCCGGACACCGACCCTCGCTGCGGCTACGGCACCGTGATGTGCGTGTCGAAGAGCGCCCGGAAGCTCTGGTTCATGAAGGACGGTCAGATCATCCGTACGGTCGATGTGCGGTTCGGCCTGGAGAGTGACCCGGAGCGGCGTACCCGCGAGGGCAACTTCCTGGTCTTCCGCAAGGAGGCCGAGTGGACCTCCAACCTCTACGGCTCCGATATGCCGTACGCCATGTTCTTCTCCGGCGGCGAGGCCGTCCATTTCTCCTCCGACTTCGCTGCCCGCGGGTATGCCGGCAACTCGCACGGCTGTGTGAACGTCCGCGACAAGGCGGCCCTGGCCGCCATCTTCGACCAGGTCGAGGTCGGTACCACGCGCGTCGTCGTCTACTGACGTCGCCCGTCATCCCCTGGGCCGCCCGGCCCCACCCCCGGACCGAGCACACGGAGGACATCACCCGCATGGGTACGCGCATCATCGGATGGATCACCGGCCTGATGGACTCCGTGGGGGGCCCGGGGGTCTTCCTGGCGATCCTGCTCGAGAACGTGTTCCCGCCGATCCCCAGCGAGGTGATCCTTCCACTGGCGGGCTTCACCGCGGCCCGACCCGACGCACCGTACGGAGTGGTCGAGGCCATCCTCTGGGCCACCGCCGGGTCACTCCTCGGCGCGGTGCTCCTCTACGGACTCGGCGCGGCCATCGGCGCGGATCGGCTGCGCCGGATCGCCGAGCGGATGCCGCTGGTCGACGCCCGAGACGTCGACGCGTCGATCGACTGGTTCACCCGCTACGGGTCGATCGCCGTGCTGGTCGGGCGGCTCGTCCCCGGCGTACGATCCCTCATCTCGATCCCGGCCGGCATCGACCGGATGCCACCCCTCACCTTCGGGGCGTTCACCCTGCTCGGCAGCCTGCTCTGGAACTCCGCCCTCGTTGTCGCGGGCTACCTGCTGGGGGACAACTGGCACGTCGTAACCGACTGGATGGACCGCTTCTCCACCGTCGCGTACGTGCTCCTGGCACTGGGCCTGATCGGCGTCACCGTCTGGCTGATCCGCCGATCCGTACGCCGCAGGTCCGCGCCCGGCGCCGCGCAGAGGCCGCAGGATTCGCCGGAGGAGACCCCCGAGTCCCGCTGACGGCGACTCGGGCCGGATCGCGTCCTCGATCAGTCGATCCGCAGGGCCGCGACGGACTCGTCGCGATCATTGCGCAGCACCAGCGTCAGGGCCCCACTCGGTGCGGCGAAGGAGAGCCGTCCACTCACCGTCTCACCGGCGGCGAGGACCCCGGACTCCAGCCCCGCACCCGACCCTCTGCCCGCCTCCGGCAGGTAGCGGTAGCCGTCGTCGTCGTAGGCCAGCAGGTCGTACGACTGGTAGCCGCTGGTCGCGGCGAGCGTGACGTCCAGCTCGGTGAGCCGTCCGTTGCGCCGATGCCCGGTCACGGCCAGCCGACCGGTGCCCTCGGAGGACTGGTAGTCGATCCATCGGCCGGACGACGGCAGGCCCGTCGCCGATGGGGTGGCGGCGGGGAAGGGGCCGCGCGGGACAGCCCCCGCGCTCGGTCCCGCCGTCGTGGCCGGGCCGGCGGCGGACTGCGTGGTCGGCGCCCTCGACGGGATCGAGGACGATCGGTCCAGCCGGCTCCCGATCACGGCAGCGACGATGACCAGCGCGATCAGCACCGCACCGGTGAGGTAGGTACGGACGCTCGATCCGTCCCGAATGGCCACCGTTCGAGTCTAGGTGTCCACAGCCGACAGGCCACTGGTGTGGTTGTCCACAGGCCTTCTGGCTGGTGCCGTGAGGGGTGGTGCCGGTCCCATCCTCCGCGCATGGACCCGCACACCGCAGAAGCCACCGGCGCGCCCGACCCCGCCGAGACCGTCGTGCTCCGACCCCACGGACTCCAGGGCCTGCTGGCCACCGTTCCCTACCTGCTCGGCTTCCACCCCCGCGAATCGCTCGTCGCCGTCCTCTTCGAGGACCGCCGGGTGGTGCTGACCCTGCGGCTCGACAGCGACGACCTCGTCGCGCATCCACCCGACGTCGAGGACTTCCTGCTGACCCAGTTGCGCCGACTCGAGGCCACCGGGGTGCTGCTCGTCGCCTACACCGACGAGGAGGCACAGGACGTGGCCGCGGCCCTGACCGCCGTCTGCCTCGGCCTGGAGGTGGTCGGCCTCCTCGACCCCGACGGTGCGGAGGTCCTCGATGCCGTCCACGTCGCCGCAGGCCGCTACCGCTCACTCACCTGCGACGACACCACCTGTTGCCCGCCGGAGGGGCGCGACTATGCGAACGTCCTCTCCGACGCGGCCGCCGCCGACGCCGTCGTCCACGGGCTGCCGGCCTGGTCCGATCGCGAGGACCTGCGTCGCAGCGTCCTGCCCTCCGGATCCGGACCCGACGCGAGGAGCGAGGCCTTCGACCAGGCCCTCGTGCGTGCCCTGATGCAGGCCGGCACCCTCGGACCCCGCGACGTCGCCGAGGCGATGGACCGACTACTCACCCGGATCGAGACCACGGGCACCGACCCGGATCCGACCACATTGGGACACCTCGTCGCCCTCGCCGGCCTGTCCGACGCTCGGGACGTGGCGACCCTGCGGATCGAGCGGGAATCGGCAGCACTGTGGTCGCGGGTCTGGTCGGCCGCCGCCCGGCTCAGCACCGGCCTGGCGGCGGTGGCACCCCTCGGGCTCGTCGGTGTCAGCGCCTGGGCCCGGGGGACGGAGCACTGGTGTGCATCTGCCTCGAGGAGGCGGAGAAGCTCTGCGGGAAACACGGTCTGGTCGACCTGTTGCGCACCGTCGTGGAGCACGGGATCCACCCCGATGAGTGGCACCGGATGCGGCGCGAGAGCCTGGAGCGCTACGGTCCTCTCGGCCCGGCGTCGGCCCCTGAGCAGGAGGAAGGGGGAGAACGGGCGGTGGGCTAGAATCGCCGGGTGCCTGAGGACATGACGACGTATGACGCGGTAGCCGCTCAGGAGCGCTGGCAGGCGTTCTGGGAGCAGGACGGGACCTTCGTCCCCCTTGACGACGGTTCCCGGGAACGGCGCTACGTCCTCGACATGTTCCCCTACCCGTCCGGCGACCTCCACATGGGGCATGCCGAGGCCTTCGTGATGGGTGATGTGGTCGCCCGCTACTGGAAGCTGCGCGGCTACGACGTCATGCACCCCATCGGCTGGGACTCCTTCGGCCTCCCGGCGGAGAACGCCGCCATCAAGCGCAACGCCCACCCCGCCGAGTGGACCTACAAGAACATTGAGACCCAGGCGCGCTCCTTCAAGCGCTACGGCCTGAGCCTCGACTGGAGCCGTCGCCTCCACACCTCCGACACCGAGTACTACCGCTGGACGCAGTGGCTGTTCCTCCGCTTCTTCGAGCGGGGCCTGGCCTACCGCAAGGACTCGATGGTCAACTGGTGCCCGAATGACCAGACCGTTCTCGCCAACGAACAGGTCGTCCAGGGCCACTGCGAACGGTGCGGGGCGGCCGTCACCAAGCGCAAGCTCAATCAGTGGTACTTCAAGACCACGGAGTACGCCCAGCGGCTCCTCGACGACATGGAGCAGCTCGAGGGGCATTGGCCCGACCGGGTGCTGGCGATGCAGCGCAACTGGATCGGCCGCTCCGAGGGCGCCTACGTCGACTTCGACGTCGAGGGCCACGACGGGCCGGTCACGGTGTTCACCACTCGCCCCGACACCCTCTTCGGTGCCACCTTCTTCGTCGTCGCGCCCGAGTCCGAGCTCGCCGACCAGATCTGTGCCCCGGAGCAGCGCGGCGCCTTCGAGGAGTACCTCGAGGCGACCAAGCGGATCTCCGACATAGAGCGGCAGTCAACGGAGCGCCCCAAGACCGGTGTCTTCCTCGGCCGCTACGCGATCAACCCTGTCAACGACGAGAAGTTGCCGGTCTACGCGGCCGACTACGTGCTGGCCGACTACGGCACCGGCGCCGTGATGGCCGTGCCGGCGCATGACCAGCGCGACCTCGACTTCGCCCGCACCTTCGACGTGCCCGTTCGGATGGTCGTCGACACCGGCCAGCCCGATCCGGCCGAGACCGGCATCGCCACCGCGGGCGACGGGACGTACGTCAACTCCGGCGACCTCGACGGGCTGACCGACAAGGCCTCCGGAGTCACCACGATGATCGACCGGCTCGAGGCCGCCGGGCGCGGCCGACGGGCGATCACCTACCGCCTGCGCGACTGGCTGCTGAGCCGGCAGCGCTTCTGGGGCGCCCCGATCCCGATCGTACACTGCCCCCAGTGCGGTGACGTCGCCGTGCCGGACGATCAGCTCCCCGTCCAGCTGCCCGACCTGCGGGGCGAGGACCTGGCACCGAAGGGCACCTCCCCGCTGGCAGGCCCCGCGGCGACCGCCTGGCGCGAGGTGGCCTGTCCCTCCTGTGGTGGTCCCGCTGAGCGCGACACCGACACGATGGACACCTTCGTCGACTCGTCCTGGTACTTCTTCCGCTACTGCTCCCCGGGCTTCGCGGACGGCCCGTTCGACGAAGCCGACCTCGCGCGCTGGATGCCCGTCGACCAGTACGTCGGCGGCGTCGAGCACGCCACCCTGCACCTGATGTACTCGCGGTTCTTCACCAAGGTCCTCTTCGACATGGGCATGGTGACGTTCACCGAACCCTTCCGGCGCCTGCTCAACCAGGGCCAGGTGATCAACGAGGGCAAGGCGATGTCGAAGTCGCTCGGCAACGGGGTCGACCTCGGTGAGCAGATCGACCGCTTCGGCGTCGACGCCATCCGCCTCACCGTCGTCTTCGCCGGCCCGCCGGACGAGGACATCGACTGGGCCGACATGTCCCCGGCGAGCTCGCTGAAGTTCCTCCAGCGCGCCTACCGCCTCGCCGCCGAGGTGACATCGGCGCCCGGCACCGACCCCGCCGGCGGTGACAAGGACCTGCGCCACATCACCCACCGGACCATCGCGGACGTCACCCAACTGCTCGACGACCAGCGCTTCAACGTCGTCGTCGCCCGCATCATGGAGCTCGTCAACGCCGCCCGCAAGACGGTCGACACCGGGACAGGGACCTCCGATCCCGCCGTGCGGGAGGCCGCCGAGTTCGTCACGCTGGCTCTGAGCACCATCGCCCCGTACGTGGCCGAGGAGATGTGGGCGGCACTGGGCGGTGCGCCGTCGGTGGCCAACGCCAGCTGGCCCAGCGCCGATCCGGCACTGCTCGTGGTCGACTCCGTCACCTGCGTCGTTCAGGTCCAGGGCAAGGTCCGGGCCAAGCTCGCCGTCGCCCCCGACATCTCCGACACCGATCTCGAAGCCATCGCGCTCGCCGACCCAGGGGTCCAGCGATCCCTCGACGGCCGCGAGGTCCGCAAGATCATCGTGCGGGCGCCCAAGCTGGTGAGCATCGTCCCGGCCTGATCCGACTCCCTGTGGCCTCCGCCGCAGGTGTGACGAACAACCGCTCGAACGAAGACGACTTTGTTTTGTACGATGATCTTGTGAGAAAGACCGAGCCGGACGCCGACATGAGCGCCACGGTCGCCATGGGACCCCTGCCCGCGGCGATCGCGACGCCGCTGTCGAGCGCTCGCGCCGCCGTGCTGGCACAACTGGCCGAAGCGGACGGACAGCCGCTTCGGGCCCAGGAGATCGCCAAGGCGCTCGGGCAGCATGTCAACACCACGCGTGAGCACCTGGAGGGTCTGGTCGCCGATCACCTGGCCGAGGCGACGACCGAGAAGCCGAGAGGCCGCGGCCGGCCGGCCACGCTCTACCGGTCGCTGCCCGGGGCCTCCATGTCCCCGATCGGGCGTCAGTACGCAGCCCTGGCCGACGTCTTGGTCGAGCAGGTGCTCGAGTCGGTCGACAACCCCCAGCAGGCCGCCTTCCGGGCGGGCCAGCGGTGGGGTCGCAAGCTCCTCGACGGCGTGCCGGAGGGGGCTCCCCGCAGGAGGCGGTGGATCGACAGCTCGCCGAGGTCGGTTTCGCCCCGGAGCGCACCGCCGAGGGTGAGTGGCACCTGTATCGCTGTCCGCTGCTGGCGGCGGCTCGACGACATCCCGAGGTTGTCTGCAACGTGCATCGAGGGGTCGTCGCGACCATGCTCGAGGGACTGGGGGAGCCTTCGGACGTGCGGATCTTCCCCTTCAGCGAGCCTGGCGCCTGCGTGATCACCGCGCGACCCGAGGCGTCATCGGCCTGAGGGCCTGTCCACAGGTCCTGGAGCCTTCCTCGGCTCCTGTCCACAGGCCCGTCGGCCACCGCCGACGGGACCCGGTCCGTGACCACACTCGTGCATGAGTCCCCGACGGCTACCGCAACCCTCACCCGAGGCGACCCGCCAACGCCTGGCGGGGCTGATCGACGCGTCGCCCGACGCAGCCTGGGAGGAGAGCTTGCCTCCCGACCCTTCCGAGGAAGCCATTGCGACTGCGGGCGGACGGGGCCTGCCCTGGCGGCGTGAGTCGGTCCTGGTCGTCTGTTCGATCCTGCTCGTGGGTCTGCTGGTCGGTGGATTCACCCTGCTGCGCTCCCGACCCGTCGCCGTCCCTTCCACCACCGTCCCGCTCGCGGCTCCCTCCAGCGGCGGCTTCGCTGCCGCCCGTAGCTCGTCCCCCACACCGAGCCTCACCGCCACGCCCTCTCCCCGCGGCTCCATCGCCGCCCACGTGATCGGGGAGGTGAAGCATCCGGGCCTCGTCGCCCTGGCATCGGGTGCGCGCGTCGACGATGCGATCACCGCCGCCGGTGGGCTCACCTCCCGAGCCAACACCGGCGACCTCAATCTGGCCCAGCCACTCCTGGACGGCCAGCAGGTGCGCATCGGCTCGACGGCCGAGCCGGGCGGTGAGGTGAGAGGGCCTGCCGCCACTCCTGCCGTGTCCACGGCACCGGGGCCTCACGGCAGCACGCCGGCGGCGGCGACGATCCGGCTGAATTCCGCCACCTCCGCCGAGTTGGAGGAGCTGCCCGGCATCGGGCCGGCGTCCGCGAAGAAGATCATCGCGTGGCGGGACCAGCACGGTGGCTTCCGGACGGTCGATCAGTTGCAGGACGTTCCTGGGATCGGGCCGAAAACGTATGCCGACATCGCGCCCCGCGTCACGCTCTGACACCGCGACCGGCTCTCCTGCGATCGACCCCGCCGCGGTGTTTCCCGGATCGGGGCGTCCTCGGCTCGACCTGCGGCTCGTCCCGGTTGCCCTCGCCGCCTGGAGCGGCAGCTGGCTCGGCACTTCAGGACAGCACTGGTGGCAAGCGGCAGGGATCCTCGTCGCCGTGACCGGTCTGCTGGTCGCCCGACGCCGGCGCGGACCGTCAGTCCTCGCAACTACCGCAGCCCTGCTGGGCTGCCTTCTCGTCGGTGGTCTGCACAATCTCGCGGTCAGCACCGGACCGGTCGCGGCGCTCGCCACCGGTCATCGCACTGCCGAGCTGGACCTTGTCCTCCTCCACGATCCCGTCACCGTGGCCGCACCAGGGTCATCCGACGGCGCCGACTCCCGGGCCGGACGGATGTGGGTACGGGCTCGCGTCGTGGCGATCCACACCGGCGAGACCGCCATCCGGGTCCGGGCCCCGATCCTCGTCACCATCACCGCCTCCGAAGCCCCGGCCTGGAAGGAGGCCATCGCCGGCAGCACGGTGGCGGTGCGCGCCACGCTCGCCGAGCCCGACCCGGGATCAGACCTGGCCGCGATGGCGAGGGCCAGTGGACCCGTACGACGCGTGGCGGCCCCTTCCTGGGACCAGCGGGTCGTCCACCGGGTCCACGACGGGCTCCGCGAGGCGGTCGCGCAGCGTGCG is a window encoding:
- a CDS encoding cupin domain-containing protein; translation: MEERSGDTFADLFDVAAADELLTHRGLRTPFLRMAKQGTTVPESAFTARGGVGAGIADQVDPDKVRRLFADGTSIVLQALHRTWEPVARFAQDLAAELGHPTQVNSYITPADNRGFEAHYDVHDVFVLQIHGTKHWVIHPPVLDRPQRDEPWNDRAGRVREASSAAPLLDTVLRPGDVLYLPRGFIHSARACGGTSVHLTIGIHPWTGQHVTSALLTATGRRLHDDPRVRTSLPVGIDPGEGEALRPEVERLREVLLDAVRTLDADAVLDTLAEQARDAQRADALPPLAQLDAADTLAPTSRVRLRRHLLVRLEDTDDGTLVTSRIGVVRLEADAAAVLQRLLEGRELTAREAGHGGGISAVADLVRQGLLEVLP
- a CDS encoding NAD(P)H-hydrate dehydratase; translation: MSATHDTEQGGTVEAPQVVTSGLLRRWPLPFSDGDKDSQGRVLVVGGSVATPGAVRLAGEAAFRAGAGKVRILTAHQVAPTMAVTFPEAYVLGLPTNADGNLSVEGAQRIIEEAGRVDAVLFGPGMNDVDAAVALAGAVIPALQGTLCLDALGMAYVTENGDAVAHLAGRAVLSPNANELSFTLGLDGERPTDLAAATGQLAARTGAVVVSGAATSYVVTPEGRAWADDSGGPSMAVAGSGDVKSGIITGLLARGADPKQAAVWAAYVHGRCGERLASAYGRRGYLAHELLAVVPQVVTELEA
- a CDS encoding 3-methyladenine DNA glycosylase, with product MPVVPLIVLPEDEWRSRVEVHEMRVDERVAGHRWRAERGIAHPVDDFLWQYYRFRPADLRRWHPGHGVVLAGNASDVLTRPDYHRVEGGVALDSAAVLERRASTVRRSRDLLTAVMSRPGRYGCFGMHEWAMVHGAGERRHPLPLRLGQRETDRVVEELGARCTHVDAYRFFTPSGRPLNDRALTREDQLAYEQPGCLHANMDLYRIAYKLSPLVDSGLVFECFELARAIRDLDMAASPYDVSGFGIAPVPVETAAGRATYVTAQRAFQQRAEPLRRRLLTAVDGLLTPQAVDPLSN
- a CDS encoding DUF4192 domain-containing protein is translated as MDPHTAEATGAPDPAETVVLRPHGLQGLLATVPYLLGFHPRESLVAVLFEDRRVVLTLRLDSDDLVAHPPDVEDFLLTQLRRLEATGVLLVAYTDEEAQDVAAALTAVCLGLEVVGLLDPDGAEVLDAVHVAAGRYRSLTCDDTTCCPPEGRDYANVLSDAAAADAVVHGLPAWSDREDLRRSVLPSGSGPDARSEAFDQALVRALMQAGTLGPRDVAEAMDRLLTRIETTGTDPDPTTLGHLVALAGLSDARDVATLRIERESAALWSRVWSAAARLSTGLAAVAPLGLVGVSAWARGTEHWCASASRRRRSSAGNTVWSTCCAPSWSTGSTPMSGTGCGARAWSATVLSARRRPLSRRKGENGRWARIAGCLRT
- a CDS encoding histidine phosphatase family protein produces the protein MSDPTDTPPLSAGRLRAPERLVLVRHGESVGNVADRRAGAAGLGQLDLATRDPDTPLSDNGRAQAEALGAYFAALPRAERPDAVLSSPYLRARTTAEICLAAAGMTELLAVDERLRERDLGSWEGYTHKGITEKFPEEAARRARTGKFYYRPPGGESWTDVALRVRSVLGDIRAEYHDANVWVFSHQAVIMSFRLVIEGLQEASLLEIDSTVPLPNCSLTTYVREEGGTLELESYADSGPIERSPATSTREPAAGMAPG
- a CDS encoding DedA family protein; the encoded protein is MGTRIIGWITGLMDSVGGPGVFLAILLENVFPPIPSEVILPLAGFTAARPDAPYGVVEAILWATAGSLLGAVLLYGLGAAIGADRLRRIAERMPLVDARDVDASIDWFTRYGSIAVLVGRLVPGVRSLISIPAGIDRMPPLTFGAFTLLGSLLWNSALVVAGYLLGDNWHVVTDWMDRFSTVAYVLLALGLIGVTVWLIRRSVRRRSAPGAAQRPQDSPEETPESR
- a CDS encoding L,D-transpeptidase, translating into MRNVGAAIATGLALVTAVAVTGCAPAVRDAVPAPLAEQQLVGSEASPSATPSTTPEATRSATPLSAVAFRATPRPTPSTEATMDAAANAAAAAKQAEADKARADKARADKARADKARADQAKADLARASASAIQAAPDTDPRCGYGTVMCVSKSARKLWFMKDGQIIRTVDVRFGLESDPERRTREGNFLVFRKEAEWTSNLYGSDMPYAMFFSGGEAVHFSSDFAARGYAGNSHGCVNVRDKAALAAIFDQVEVGTTRVVVY
- a CDS encoding sucrase ferredoxin, which encodes MSEAPCSDAARRRGDRWVGTAPPARRWFLVTKTGDWDVDAWQGLHADPDTKAVLREMLAAAGARLMLIRRPGRHQEQPSLWGIVDSASTPRIRWGAQGGDDDLLLAARSLLAAAPHPHPGGSGSEEGPLLLVCTHGRKDRCCAVRGRPVAAAAAEQWPDATWECTHTGGDRFAGNLIVLPDGACYGGLDASDVGPVVAAHLAGRVDPAHLRGPTGMTPATQAAVVAVHERWGPLAWSDVVAARQSGDAARWSVHLRVTSIGRVRVTGHTELTPPHLLTCDAVRPSPMALPVVDAVERLTSEEAAERWVRPPVR